The proteins below are encoded in one region of Methanosarcina barkeri 3:
- a CDS encoding AAA family ATPase: MKINAIHIDGFGKFSSFSMEDLPSGLVVFTGANEAGKSTLFTFIRRMFFGTPNTRLCNLYPPLEGGKHGGRLAVIDSTGDRWVIERNAGRKEDVKVLLPDGNIGGRADLLKLLGYADRNVFENIYAFGLEELQNFETLNDRSINSKLYSAGTGVGVPISGLMNSISSIENNLYRPRGSKPLINELLREIGKTEVKISELEGAQKKYDSLHFEMEQKTLEINQLKQKSQNIRKKLNHMQNLISVWEDWKVLNESKTTLESLPELESFPEKGEEKLTRLQERIGEIRETISRLQQELDKNAVKEISLSPDENLLQQKDSVLELRSGIEKYRSEEKMLPSLEINLRQEKAGLTELLLELGPTWNEDALDRFDRSIPAKESVIQMRRSVEEIEDKVKETRNELQQVLNSIERILQENDLFEEGLLVHRDRVIELGNGIEKYQADKDFLLSGTQELQDRKSELRKTLSGLEEGWDETVLDLFEYSTFSKETVLRKRREMDEAEKTIERYHDRLKLAFEEIREVCEEIEALKERFEVYLTLPRLEEVKQELEAVSYLRVTQPLLKEKEGELKNLEKEEMFFAALGHRETEHEGGLPLWPAGMILLAGCIGLIYESINGTLLSGLVIFLLLFATAAVYFLKATNNSSIPLAGGEHPENTESRKQSVQDSKEKLYREITTLKVSMKTCAKKCGFEDIPDSSIREQKANELQKVMVELKTASELFQREEKLQKKLDKLNASYIGLKETLRAEEAKQEEVLQEWKVWLVSSGLSPELSPEHVLELLSAISSCLEKQKNIIELEKQVKFKEAAVKKYEEKTFSILEACGRFFSGITLESEIAKLREDVSFAFNQAERVRKLEVESEDLNRKKQELEARLQEEKRVRETISEKWNNWLETYGLDPSLSVESVLEIFSVIRTCFDRQRAIRKLEEQIDSSKNSIEAYEAKVAGVLQECGLPLSGLSFDSQVEKLRLDLEKASDEARNLQQLKTKSKELNIELQAARDKYEEAAEELAFLLNSGYAETEEEFYENARFWTQRTELENRKREAEQQIRRVSRDDEEYKLLVEELQASDLSGLKDENCRLEECLKTLEQEISNAIDSRGAIRNQIEQLEHGSEGSLARVMQESLLEELHEKSREWASLVLAREILAKAVKVYEKERQPAVIVEAQAFFLKITGGRYTRIYSPLNSTEIYVEDRNGHQKSIQELSRGTAEQLYLSLRFGFIREFGRHSESLPIVFDDVLVNFDPVRCKSTCEAIKDLASDNQIFYFTCHPETVRMLVESFPEARAVDLDAV, translated from the coding sequence ATGAAAATTAATGCCATCCACATTGATGGCTTCGGCAAGTTTTCCAGCTTCTCTATGGAAGATCTTCCCTCAGGTCTGGTCGTTTTTACAGGGGCAAATGAGGCAGGAAAATCGACATTATTTACTTTTATTCGTAGAATGTTTTTCGGTACACCTAACACAAGGCTTTGCAACCTCTATCCTCCACTTGAAGGGGGAAAGCATGGAGGAAGGCTTGCGGTGATTGATTCTACCGGAGACCGATGGGTCATAGAGAGAAATGCAGGCAGAAAAGAAGATGTAAAGGTTTTACTTCCGGATGGGAATATAGGAGGCAGGGCTGACCTCCTTAAACTACTAGGCTATGCGGACAGAAATGTCTTTGAAAATATCTATGCCTTTGGCCTTGAAGAATTACAGAATTTCGAAACCCTTAACGACCGGAGCATCAACAGTAAACTCTACAGTGCTGGTACAGGAGTTGGAGTTCCTATTTCAGGACTGATGAATTCGATCAGCAGCATTGAAAACAATCTGTATAGGCCTAGAGGTAGCAAACCTCTTATAAATGAGCTATTAAGGGAAATAGGAAAAACTGAAGTAAAAATTTCAGAACTTGAGGGAGCCCAGAAGAAATACGATTCGCTTCATTTCGAAATGGAACAGAAAACTCTGGAAATTAACCAATTAAAACAAAAGTCTCAGAATATAAGGAAAAAACTAAACCACATGCAAAACTTGATTTCCGTCTGGGAAGACTGGAAAGTCCTCAATGAATCAAAAACAACCCTTGAAAGCTTACCTGAGCTTGAAAGTTTCCCTGAAAAAGGGGAGGAAAAGCTTACAAGGCTCCAGGAGCGAATTGGGGAAATAAGGGAGACTATCTCGAGGCTGCAGCAGGAACTGGATAAAAATGCTGTTAAAGAAATAAGCCTTTCCCCTGACGAAAACCTTCTGCAGCAAAAAGATTCGGTGCTGGAACTGAGAAGCGGAATTGAAAAGTACAGGTCTGAAGAAAAAATGCTTCCTTCTCTGGAAATAAACCTCAGGCAGGAAAAAGCCGGGCTTACTGAGCTTCTTCTGGAACTCGGTCCAACCTGGAATGAAGATGCTCTGGATCGCTTTGACCGCTCTATCCCTGCAAAGGAATCAGTTATTCAGATGCGAAGGTCAGTAGAGGAAATTGAAGATAAAGTAAAAGAGACCAGAAACGAACTTCAGCAAGTCCTTAACAGCATCGAAAGGATACTCCAGGAAAATGATCTTTTTGAAGAAGGCCTCCTTGTACACAGAGACCGGGTTATCGAACTTGGAAACGGAATCGAAAAATACCAGGCTGATAAGGACTTTCTCCTTTCCGGAACTCAGGAACTTCAGGACAGAAAGTCTGAACTCAGGAAAACTCTTTCAGGACTTGAGGAGGGATGGGATGAAACTGTCCTTGATCTTTTCGAGTACTCCACTTTTTCAAAAGAAACTGTACTCAGAAAACGAAGGGAAATGGATGAGGCAGAAAAAACAATTGAGAGGTACCATGACAGGCTTAAACTTGCTTTTGAGGAAATTAGAGAAGTCTGCGAGGAAATCGAGGCTCTGAAAGAGAGATTTGAGGTATACTTGACTCTTCCCAGACTTGAAGAGGTAAAACAGGAGCTTGAAGCTGTAAGTTATCTCAGGGTTACTCAACCTCTACTGAAGGAAAAAGAAGGTGAACTCAAAAACCTGGAAAAAGAAGAGATGTTTTTTGCAGCTTTAGGACACCGGGAAACCGAACATGAAGGCGGACTTCCCCTCTGGCCTGCAGGAATGATTCTGCTTGCAGGCTGCATTGGCCTGATTTACGAGAGCATTAACGGCACTCTGCTTTCCGGACTTGTGATATTTTTACTTCTTTTTGCTACGGCGGCTGTATATTTCTTGAAAGCAACTAATAACTCCTCGATCCCCCTCGCCGGAGGAGAACACCCGGAGAACACCGAATCCCGAAAACAAAGTGTGCAGGACTCAAAAGAAAAGTTATACCGAGAGATTACTACATTGAAAGTATCCATGAAAACCTGTGCAAAAAAGTGTGGTTTTGAAGACATTCCTGATTCCTCAATACGAGAACAGAAAGCCAATGAGTTGCAGAAAGTCATGGTTGAGTTAAAGACTGCCTCGGAGCTATTCCAGAGGGAGGAAAAGCTCCAGAAGAAGCTGGATAAGTTAAATGCAAGTTACATCGGACTCAAGGAAACTCTCAGGGCCGAAGAGGCAAAGCAGGAAGAAGTTCTCCAGGAATGGAAAGTGTGGCTTGTTTCTTCAGGGCTCAGCCCTGAGCTCTCTCCCGAGCATGTGCTTGAACTCCTTTCTGCGATCAGTTCCTGCCTGGAAAAACAAAAGAATATAATAGAACTGGAAAAACAGGTAAAGTTCAAAGAAGCTGCTGTTAAAAAATACGAAGAAAAAACCTTTAGTATTCTGGAGGCTTGTGGAAGGTTCTTTTCAGGAATTACACTAGAGAGTGAAATCGCAAAGCTGCGGGAGGATGTAAGTTTTGCATTTAACCAGGCTGAAAGAGTGAGAAAACTTGAGGTTGAGTCTGAAGACCTTAACCGTAAAAAACAAGAGCTAGAAGCCCGGCTCCAAGAGGAAAAAAGAGTACGTGAAACCATATCAGAAAAGTGGAATAACTGGCTTGAGACTTACGGGCTTGACCCCTCGCTTTCAGTAGAAAGTGTGCTTGAAATATTTTCGGTAATTCGGACATGCTTTGATAGACAGCGAGCTATCCGAAAACTTGAAGAACAGATAGATTCCAGCAAAAACTCGATAGAAGCCTATGAAGCAAAGGTGGCTGGAGTCCTGCAAGAGTGTGGACTTCCTCTTTCCGGACTCTCTTTTGACTCCCAGGTTGAAAAACTCCGTTTAGACCTTGAAAAGGCATCCGATGAGGCAAGAAACCTTCAGCAGCTGAAAACGAAATCGAAAGAACTCAATATTGAACTTCAGGCAGCCAGGGATAAGTATGAAGAGGCTGCAGAAGAGCTTGCGTTTCTTCTTAATTCCGGTTATGCAGAGACGGAAGAAGAATTCTACGAAAACGCTCGGTTCTGGACTCAACGAACCGAGCTGGAAAACAGGAAAAGAGAAGCTGAACAGCAAATCCGGCGGGTTTCCAGAGATGACGAAGAGTACAAGCTTTTAGTGGAAGAGCTGCAAGCCTCTGATCTCTCAGGCCTGAAAGACGAGAATTGCAGGCTTGAGGAGTGCCTGAAAACCCTGGAACAGGAGATCTCGAATGCTATAGACAGTCGTGGAGCGATACGAAACCAGATTGAACAGCTTGAACATGGAAGTGAAGGTTCCCTGGCAAGGGTAATGCAGGAAAGCCTGCTGGAAGAACTCCACGAAAAGTCAAGGGAATGGGCTTCTCTGGTTTTAGCCCGGGAAATCCTTGCTAAAGCAGTCAAAGTCTATGAAAAGGAAAGACAGCCTGCAGTTATCGTGGAAGCCCAGGCTTTTTTCTTAAAAATTACCGGAGGCAGGTACACAAGGATTTATTCTCCACTCAACTCTACCGAAATTTATGTTGAAGACCGGAATGGGCATCAAAAGAGCATCCAGGAACTCAGTCGGGGAACGGCCGAACAGCTTTATCTCTCTCTACGCTTCGGTTTCATTAGAGAATTCGGCCGACATTCGGAATCTCTTCCAATTGTTTTTGATGACGTTCTGGTGAACTTTGATCCTGTACGTTGCAAAAGTACCTGTGAAGCCATAAAGGATCTTGCATCGGACAACCAGATTTTTTATTTCACTTGTCATCCCGAAACCGTACGGATGCTCGTTGAAAGTTTTCCTGAAGCCAGAGCTGTAGACCTTGATGCAGTATAA
- a CDS encoding DNA repair exonuclease, which produces MKKTNMSADVGRAGTLSFVHAADLHLDSPFTGISGIDPELGERLAKATFQAYEAIIDLCVDEEVDFLLIAGDVYDSADKSLYAQVKFIEGLRRLETVGIQVFICHGNHDPLDGWSASLTWPENVHIMSGEGAEVVEFNKEGETAAVIVGMSYPTQHIVKNLVKDFPRKEDNWPFTIGLLHCSVGSNPEHDPYAPCTLQDLRELNYDYWALGHIHTPSIVCKEAPVVIYPGNPQGRHPGETGARGCFFVDVSSGGDTSTRFIETDSVRWHIREISIEGLEKEGELIESLQSQLDDIREKSGGRSAICRFILKGRGPLHYILRQEGFLEDLLRLLREGETWSKQFIWIERIENETFFPVERELLLKREDFVGDLVKIVEGLKTDEKARNEFREFLSPLFFSSRNGRKYISRIDNEEMNSLLQRAENILLDALLTEEDNEN; this is translated from the coding sequence ATGAAAAAAACAAATATGTCGGCGGATGTTGGCAGAGCCGGAACTTTGAGTTTTGTTCATGCTGCGGATTTACATCTTGACAGTCCATTTACTGGGATCTCCGGTATTGATCCTGAGCTTGGGGAAAGGCTTGCGAAAGCTACCTTTCAGGCTTATGAGGCAATTATAGATCTCTGTGTGGATGAAGAAGTCGACTTTCTGCTTATTGCGGGAGATGTGTATGACAGTGCCGATAAGAGTCTTTATGCTCAGGTGAAGTTTATAGAGGGGCTCAGAAGGCTCGAAACCGTCGGAATTCAGGTTTTTATCTGCCATGGGAACCACGATCCTCTTGACGGCTGGTCTGCAAGCCTTACATGGCCCGAAAATGTACATATCATGAGTGGGGAAGGGGCCGAGGTTGTGGAATTCAATAAAGAAGGGGAAACTGCCGCCGTCATAGTGGGGATGAGCTATCCGACACAGCACATAGTGAAAAATCTTGTAAAAGACTTTCCAAGAAAAGAAGATAACTGGCCGTTTACTATAGGGTTGCTGCATTGCAGCGTGGGAAGTAACCCTGAACATGATCCTTATGCACCCTGTACCCTGCAGGACCTCAGGGAGCTCAATTATGATTATTGGGCTCTTGGCCACATCCATACTCCTTCTATAGTTTGCAAAGAAGCTCCGGTTGTGATATATCCCGGAAATCCGCAGGGCAGGCATCCCGGTGAAACCGGGGCAAGGGGATGCTTTTTTGTGGATGTTTCCTCAGGAGGAGATACTTCTACCAGGTTTATAGAGACCGATTCTGTCCGCTGGCATATCAGGGAAATTTCCATAGAAGGTCTGGAAAAAGAAGGGGAGTTAATAGAAAGTCTTCAAAGCCAGCTTGACGATATAAGGGAAAAGTCAGGAGGAAGATCTGCTATTTGCAGGTTTATTCTTAAAGGAAGGGGACCACTGCATTACATTCTCAGGCAGGAGGGATTTCTTGAGGATCTCCTGCGTTTGCTCAGGGAAGGAGAAACCTGGAGTAAACAGTTCATCTGGATAGAGCGCATTGAAAATGAGACGTTCTTTCCGGTAGAAAGAGAGCTTCTTCTGAAAAGGGAAGATTTTGTAGGAGATCTGGTAAAAATTGTAGAGGGCTTGAAGACTGATGAAAAAGCCCGAAATGAGTTCCGTGAGTTTCTTTCACCTCTATTTTTTAGTTCCAGGAACGGAAGAAAATATATTTCCAGAATTGATAACGAAGAGATGAATTCTCTGCTTCAGCGAGCTGAAAATATCCTGCTTGATGCCTTACTTACGGAGGAAGATAATGAAAATTAA
- a CDS encoding DUF429 domain-containing protein, translating to MDKKMFVGVDGCKAGWFAVALTETDSFGVFQFSKISDLWNYFYDGKINVRILVDIPIGLIDSKSNFKRRSCDVEARRLLRPYRQSSVFPTPCREAIYAKSYENACDINEEITGKRLTKQTWGIVPKIREMNDFLIAADSAKEKIIETHPEICFWALAGKPMEHSKKEREGFNERKKLLQEICTSTDEIVQDALSKYRRKDVAKDDILDALVASVTAKLSFQRGLRSVPEISEKDSQGLPVQVVYTTVC from the coding sequence ATGGATAAAAAAATGTTTGTTGGTGTAGACGGGTGCAAAGCTGGTTGGTTTGCAGTTGCACTAACAGAAACTGACAGTTTTGGTGTATTTCAGTTTTCTAAAATCTCGGATCTCTGGAACTATTTTTATGACGGCAAAATTAATGTGCGTATACTTGTGGACATTCCTATTGGTTTAATAGACAGCAAATCTAATTTCAAGAGAAGATCCTGTGATGTAGAAGCTCGAAGATTACTAAGACCCTACAGGCAATCCAGCGTTTTTCCAACTCCCTGTAGGGAAGCCATCTATGCAAAAAGTTATGAAAATGCTTGTGACATCAACGAAGAAATTACAGGCAAACGGCTTACAAAACAAACATGGGGAATCGTTCCGAAAATAAGAGAAATGAATGATTTTCTTATAGCCGCAGATTCTGCGAAGGAAAAAATAATAGAAACCCATCCTGAAATTTGCTTCTGGGCTCTTGCCGGAAAACCAATGGAACATTCTAAAAAGGAGCGGGAAGGTTTTAACGAAAGAAAGAAGCTGTTGCAAGAAATTTGCACTTCCACAGACGAAATCGTGCAGGATGCTCTTTCCAAATACAGGCGTAAAGATGTGGCAAAAGATGATATTCTTGATGCTCTGGTCGCCTCTGTAACAGCAAAATTATCTTTTCAGAGGGGACTGAGATCTGTTCCTGAAATTTCTGAAAAAGATTCTCAAGGGCTTCCTGTGCAGGTGGTTTATACAACGGTTTGCTGA
- a CDS encoding chemotaxis protein CheB — protein MVTDKITGRKKIQAPIGKQIPKGKQVLKGKKTPEESPKPEGEKEPKGEKEAEGEKKPEREKGPEGKQKIEEKTKLEDQQKQTENFPIVGIGASAGGLGAFEAFFSGIPKKVNPGVAFIIVQHLDPKYKSILTSLIGRYTDLQVYEIEEGMKVKPNCVYVIPPNSDLIFREGLLHLIEPVEPHGRRMPIDFFFRSLAEEKKESAIGIILSGTGSDGTLGIRAIKAEGGMVMAQTPESSEYDSMPRSVINTGLADYVLPPKEMPAQLISYLSQVFGKKSYPIRRTEDSMNRIFNLLFTQTGHDFSHYKKGTITRRIERRMAVHSIKLVDEYLHYLEQKPAEIEALFRDFLISVTSFFRNPKAFDALQEEVIPKIFAEKNIHETVRIWVPGCSTGEEAYSIGILLQEHMEALRRTFKIQIFATDIDSRAIERARTGIYPASIAVDILPERLERFFAIGPDGNYRIHKNIREMVIFSEHDLTKDPPFSKLDLLSCRNVLIYMDGELQKRLIPIFYYALNPGKFLFLGSSETINGFTSLFDTLDRKAKLYQRRQNIGTGQIHSIASYIPPKLGIKEVQKNPDEILIPSKPKFREVAEKILLQNYAPVGVLVNEKGDIHYIHGRTGMYLEPAPGEAEINNILKMAREGLQQRMSIALHRAVSDKKPLFYHGVQVKTNGDFTSINLTIIPVVATPYAAEGPDLFLVIFEEPPKWEQKKNRGGSFRKWKGRSLWMHNRN, from the coding sequence ATGGTCACAGATAAAATTACGGGCAGAAAGAAAATACAAGCGCCAATAGGTAAGCAGATACCAAAAGGAAAACAGGTGCTAAAAGGGAAAAAAACACCAGAAGAGAGTCCGAAACCGGAAGGGGAGAAAGAACCTAAAGGGGAAAAAGAAGCGGAAGGGGAAAAAAAACCAGAAAGGGAAAAAGGACCGGAAGGAAAACAAAAGATAGAAGAAAAAACAAAACTCGAAGATCAACAGAAACAAACAGAAAACTTTCCTATAGTGGGCATTGGCGCATCTGCTGGTGGGCTGGGGGCGTTTGAAGCATTCTTTTCAGGTATTCCCAAAAAGGTCAATCCTGGAGTAGCCTTTATAATAGTACAGCATCTTGACCCAAAATACAAGAGCATTCTCACTAGCTTAATAGGGCGCTACACAGACCTGCAGGTTTATGAGATAGAGGAAGGGATGAAGGTCAAGCCTAACTGTGTCTATGTTATTCCGCCTAACAGCGACTTGATTTTCCGCGAGGGTCTGCTCCACTTAATCGAACCGGTCGAGCCACATGGTCGCCGTATGCCTATCGATTTCTTCTTCCGCTCCCTAGCTGAGGAAAAAAAAGAGTCAGCTATCGGTATTATACTCTCAGGTACCGGCAGTGACGGAACATTAGGAATACGGGCAATCAAAGCTGAAGGCGGCATGGTAATGGCCCAAACTCCCGAGTCCAGTGAATATGACAGCATGCCGCGCAGTGTCATCAACACAGGTCTGGCAGACTATGTTCTGCCGCCAAAAGAAATGCCTGCCCAGCTCATTTCCTATTTAAGCCAGGTTTTTGGGAAAAAGTCCTATCCGATAAGAAGGACAGAAGATTCGATGAACAGGATATTCAACCTATTATTTACCCAGACAGGTCATGACTTTTCCCATTACAAAAAGGGCACTATCACCCGGCGTATCGAGCGACGTATGGCCGTTCACTCAATTAAGCTTGTGGATGAGTACTTGCACTATTTAGAGCAAAAACCTGCCGAAATAGAAGCGTTATTCCGTGACTTCTTAATTAGCGTCACCAGTTTCTTCCGTAATCCCAAGGCTTTCGATGCGCTTCAGGAAGAAGTTATCCCTAAAATTTTTGCCGAAAAGAACATACACGAAACAGTACGAATTTGGGTACCTGGCTGTTCCACAGGTGAAGAAGCTTATTCAATCGGCATCTTACTCCAGGAACATATGGAGGCATTGAGACGGACTTTCAAAATACAAATTTTTGCAACGGATATTGACAGTCGGGCTATCGAACGTGCCCGTACAGGTATATATCCTGCCAGTATAGCCGTCGATATATTACCTGAACGGTTGGAACGCTTCTTTGCCATAGGTCCGGATGGAAACTATCGCATTCATAAAAATATCCGTGAAATGGTAATTTTTTCCGAGCATGATCTTACTAAAGATCCACCATTCTCAAAGCTCGACCTGTTAAGCTGTCGCAATGTACTGATTTACATGGATGGGGAACTGCAGAAGAGACTTATTCCCATCTTTTACTATGCATTGAACCCCGGTAAGTTTCTGTTTCTTGGTTCTTCCGAGACCATCAATGGGTTCACGAGCCTATTTGATACACTTGATCGCAAGGCAAAGCTATATCAAAGAAGGCAGAACATTGGAACAGGACAGATCCATTCCATAGCGTCATATATTCCACCAAAATTGGGGATTAAAGAGGTTCAAAAAAATCCAGATGAGATTCTTATTCCAAGCAAACCTAAATTTCGAGAGGTAGCTGAAAAGATCTTGCTTCAAAATTATGCTCCTGTAGGTGTGCTAGTAAACGAAAAAGGAGACATCCATTATATACATGGGCGTACTGGCATGTACTTAGAACCAGCTCCAGGTGAAGCTGAAATAAATAATATTCTGAAGATGGCACGCGAAGGACTGCAACAGAGGATGTCCATTGCCCTGCACAGAGCAGTAAGTGATAAAAAACCGTTATTCTACCATGGAGTACAGGTCAAAACGAATGGCGATTTTACTAGTATTAATCTGACAATAATACCTGTAGTTGCGACTCCTTACGCAGCTGAAGGGCCAGACCTGTTCTTAGTCATATTTGAGGAGCCTCCAAAATGGGAGCAGAAAAAAAATAGAGGAGGAAGCTTCCGAAAATGGAAAGGGCGAAGCTTATGGATGCACAACAGAAACTGA
- a CDS encoding PAS domain-containing protein, which yields MRIKEEELKATNEELETSTEELKSSNEEMQSVNEELQSSNEELESSKEELQSVNEELSTVNAELQNKVADLSQANNDMNNLLAGTDIGTIFVDYGMRIMRFTPAVTNLVNLISTDVGRPIWDIVPKILGYDRLIEDIREVLDKLTTKELEVQTKDNLWFLMRIKPYRTLDNIIKGAVVTFIDITELRKSKEALEESKVIVDRLARLAVVVRDSNDAVTLQDLEGRIRAWNPRAEKMYGWSEAEALKMNISSLIPENRKEEELNMVKKLSQAEFLEPYQTQRLTKDGRIVDVWLTASSLVDENNNVYAIATTEREIKK from the coding sequence TTGCGGATTAAGGAAGAGGAACTCAAAGCCACCAATGAGGAACTGGAGACATCCACAGAAGAACTCAAATCCTCCAATGAAGAAATGCAGTCGGTAAATGAGGAATTACAGTCCTCAAATGAGGAACTGGAGAGCTCAAAAGAAGAGCTGCAGTCAGTTAACGAGGAACTATCTACTGTTAATGCTGAACTACAAAATAAGGTAGCCGATCTATCTCAGGCTAATAACGATATGAACAACCTGCTTGCTGGTACGGATATAGGTACTATTTTCGTGGATTATGGAATGCGCATTATGCGTTTTACTCCTGCAGTCACAAACCTGGTTAACCTTATCTCGACTGATGTGGGAAGGCCAATCTGGGATATTGTCCCTAAAATTTTGGGATATGACCGCCTGATAGAAGATATAAGAGAAGTACTTGACAAACTGACGACCAAAGAACTTGAAGTCCAAACCAAGGACAATTTGTGGTTCCTGATGCGCATCAAACCTTATCGTACCCTTGATAACATTATAAAAGGAGCGGTGGTTACCTTTATTGACATTACCGAGTTGAGAAAGTCGAAGGAAGCACTGGAGGAATCTAAGGTTATAGTTGACCGCCTTGCCCGCCTTGCCGTGGTTGTGCGCGATTCTAACGATGCCGTAACTCTTCAGGATCTTGAGGGCCGCATCCGTGCCTGGAATCCAAGGGCCGAGAAAATGTACGGATGGAGCGAAGCCGAGGCTCTAAAAATGAACATTAGCAGCTTGATTCCTGAGAACCGGAAGGAAGAAGAGTTGAATATGGTGAAAAAGCTTAGCCAGGCCGAATTTCTGGAACCTTACCAAACTCAGCGTCTCACGAAGGACGGTAGGATAGTGGATGTGTGGCTAACTGCCAGTTCATTAGTGGACGAAAACAATAATGTATATGCTATTGCGACCACAGAGAGAGAAATCAAAAAATAA
- a CDS encoding alpha/beta hydrolase: MQNMGLRGTKLQGTEIVKIEKQEIQTVILDVEREQKDSYEFVKIDTSRGRVDCAYYRAEGTDKGVIMVTGVTGGFDSPADKLYPRLSVDLKEVGISSLRIKFRNPKDLSEALIDVLVGMEFLKSENVGVFGLIGHSFGSAVVVQAAFNNENVKTIVMLSTQGYGTAPISFLPKSTSVFLIHGEEDEILSPDISVQAYDLAHEPKRIEIYDAKAGHELDNVADEVYVEIKDWIIKYLKNENENSAPIEPVEY; the protein is encoded by the coding sequence ATGCAGAATATGGGATTGAGGGGCACAAAACTACAGGGAACAGAGATAGTTAAAATCGAAAAACAAGAGATCCAAACCGTTATTCTCGACGTAGAAAGAGAACAAAAGGATTCGTATGAATTCGTCAAGATAGATACCAGCCGTGGCAGGGTAGATTGTGCTTACTACAGGGCAGAGGGGACAGATAAAGGAGTAATTATGGTTACGGGAGTAACCGGAGGCTTTGACAGCCCTGCAGACAAACTGTACCCACGTTTGTCTGTCGATCTAAAAGAGGTAGGCATAAGTTCACTAAGGATTAAATTCAGGAATCCAAAAGATTTGTCAGAAGCTTTAATAGATGTTCTTGTAGGAATGGAGTTTTTAAAATCAGAAAATGTTGGAGTTTTTGGTTTGATAGGGCACTCTTTTGGAAGTGCAGTCGTTGTTCAGGCTGCCTTTAACAATGAGAATGTAAAAACCATAGTTATGCTCTCAACTCAAGGATATGGAACTGCTCCAATCTCTTTTCTTCCAAAAAGCACGTCAGTGTTCCTGATTCACGGTGAGGAGGATGAAATTCTATCTCCTGATATTTCAGTACAAGCCTATGATCTGGCACATGAACCTAAAAGAATAGAAATATATGACGCTAAAGCTGGACATGAATTAGACAATGTAGCCGATGAGGTTTACGTGGAAATAAAAGACTGGATTATAAAGTATTTAAAAAATGAGAACGAGAATTCTGCCCCAATTGAACCAGTTGAGTATTAA